The genomic region AATGAACTACAAAAAAGAAATATAAAAATAATTGCCATAAACGTTCAGAATGATCCTAAAGAAAAAGTAAAAGATATTATTCAGAAAAATAAAATTTCTTTCCCTATGTTTTGGGATAAGGAAAGAGAGGCTTATAAAACGCTTGGCATATACGTAATACCTTCTGTCCTTATCATTGATAAAAACAAAAAAGTTATTACAGGGATAGGATATACCAGGAAAATAGCTCAGATTACTTTGGGAGAAATAAAAGTTTATTTAAAAGAACAAACAAAAGAAGAACTTGAGCGAGAATTGCACCCTGAAATAAAAAAGAAAAGGGCATCTCTAATAAAAGCCAAGAGACATTTGGCAATGGGGAAGGTTTTATTGAAAAGAAACTTACCTCAAAGAGCAATAGCCGAATTTAAAAAAGCTTTAGAAATAGATAAAAATTTGCCGGAAGCCCATATATACTTGGGATGTTCTTACATACAACTTGGAAAGGTTGACGAAGGTATTAAGGAATTAGAATTGGGCCTAAAAAGCAAAGAGACAATAGAAGGACTTATCTGTCTTGCAAAAGCAAAAGCAACTATCGGACAAACAGAAGAAGCTATTGCAGATCTTGAGTCTTTAATATTAAGAAACCAAAGAAATCCAGAGCTCTTTTTTACTTTAGGAGAACTATACGAGAAAAAACAAAATTTTAAAAAAGCAGCGGAAGCGTATAAAAAAGCTTATCTAATTTTACATAAAAGGGAAACAAAATGATCTTTTTAAGAATACTAATAGTAATCTTAGCTATTTTAATGATAGCATATACGTGTATTGCTAAAGAAATAAGAATATTATCTCCAAAGCCAGGTTCTACTATTTTAAACCGAACTGCACAAGTACATTTAATTTTAGCTATAAAAGGGAACGGGCAAAATCAAATAAAAGTAAAAAAAGAAAATGAGATTATAGAGCCTTTTGGAATATGGAAAAAAAATAACACCTACTATTCACATTTCGTTTTAAAACTTAATAGAGGAAAAAATATTTATAGAATAGAACCTACTGAAGAAGAATTCTATCTAAACTATAAGCCCTTAAGAAGCTTATTAATGGTAAAAACAGACGATCCTTCAGTATTTTTTTTCCACAGAGAGGGACTGAGTCCTCAGGAATGTAATTTATGCCATACTGACAAGATCCCAGAAGATGTAGAAATAACTCCCGTTCCTTATGGGCCTTTTGATCCTAAGTGTGTTTCTTGTCACAAAAGTCTAATTCCGGAAAATTTTAGAAAACATTCACCCGCAGCAAATTGGCTTTGTAAATTTTGCCACGAAGAAAAAGGAATGATCCGCATTTATTCGGGAAATCCTAGAGATTTGTGTATAAGATGTCATGTAAATGCCAAAGAATTTTATAAAAAAATATATGTTCATGGGCCGGTTGGCACTGGTGATTGTACTTCTTGTCATAATCCTCACGCAAGTCCATATCAATTCCAACTGTTAGCCGATAAGAAAGGAGATGTTTGTATAATTTGTCACAAAGATAAGGATAAGTTTGTACATCAAAAACCAAATATAATCGTACATAAAGTATTAACACAATCTGGATGTATTGTTTGTCATAGTCCACATGCTACTGATTACCAGTACCAGCTATACACCGGACCAATAAATCAATTGTGTACAAGCTGTCATATAAACTACCGAGGCTTAAAAAGAGGTCATCCTATTCGCAGCCATCCTGTTGTTGGTCCTAAAGACCCCTTGCGCAAGGGAAAAAGATTCGGGTGCAGTAGCTGTCATAACCCTCATGGTAGCCAATATCACTTTTTACTAATAGGAGAAATTAAAGGTGGAAGAGTGTGTCAAAAGTGTCATCCTTATTAAAAAAGACTTTGCAAAATTGTTGAAATTCAGTCTTGCAAGCACATGACCGCAAGACCCGTTCCTATTTTCGTTCTAAAAATAGGAACGGATCCAAGGTGTTTTGCATAAGCTCCTTAAAGGAACTTTACTTCAAACGGAAGGTTTTTGAGTAAAGTTCTGAGTTTTTTAGATTCCGCTTGGTCACATTTTAAAATTATTTTTCCACCTGGCTTAACCGTAATGGCAGCAAGGTGTCCGGCAGCCTCGATTACAAACTTTACGAAATAGACCTTATCTTTTGGCACTTTAATAGCAATAGTAGTTTCTTCCCTTGACACTTCTTGGGTTTTTTCGTTAGTTTTTGGCTGCATGAAAAACGATCCCTCCTGGGTGGCAGCTCCACTTAATAAAAACTTAGTTCTAAAACTTGCAAGTGAACTGGAAATCCCCCCTTTATTGGTACACCTCCTTATAAACCGTGGTATTTCTTCGCCGCAAGAGATTTATCATCACCTGAACCCGCGCCTTAGCGACTTTCCAAACCCCTTTCTGCTTAAGGACATGGATAAAGCCGTAGCAAGCCTTGTGAAAGCAATCAAAAAGCAAGAAAAAATTGCCATTTACGGAGACTACGACGTGGATGGCACTACTGGTGCCGCTATCCTTTATCTCTTTTTAAAAGAACTTGGACTTAAGCCAGAAGTTATCTTCCCCCACCGCGAAAAAGACGGCTACGGGTTCCATGCCAAATTTATCCCACTTCTTAAGGAAAAGGGTATAAAACTGGTCTTAACTGTTGATTGTGGTATCACTTCCCACGAAGCAGTCTCTTTCGCGGCAAAATCGGGAATCGACGTTATCATCACCGACCACCACGAGTGTCCCAAGGAACTTCCCCCTGCCCTTGCGGTTATAAACCCCAAAAGACCTGAAAACCACTATCCTTTTCGTGAGTTAGCAGGCGTGGGAGTGGCTTTTGCTCTTTTAAGGGCGCTCCGCCAAAGGCTTTTTGAAGAAGGCTTTTTTGGAAGTTCTCCTCCAAAACTTAAAAGCTACCTTGACTTGGTAGCTCTCGGCACCATTGCTGACATAGTGCCTCTTATCGGAGAAAATCGCCTTATCGCCTGCTTTGGTCTGAAAGAGCTTTCTCAAAGCAAAAGACCAGGACTTGTCGCCCTGAAACGAGTAAGTGGCTACGAGAACGGCCAGGTTGATACTAATGGCATAATGTTCCGTCTGGCTCCCCGGATAAATGCTGCCGGACGCTTAAAACATGCAGAGCTTGCCTTTAAACTCTTAACCACCCCTTCTGAAGAAGAAGCGGAAAGCCTTGCCAAGGAACTTCATCTCCTAAATGCCCAGAGACAACAGCTTGAAGAACGCATTTTAAAGGAGGCCCTGGCTGAGATTGAAAATAAAATAGGCTTTGAAAAATCAGCCTACGTGCTAGCAGGAAACTGGCCCCTTGGCGTGATAGGTATCGTGGCCTCAAGGCTTCAGGAATCATTTTATCGCCCTGTTATTTTACTTTCTTTGCAAGAAGACCTTGCCCGGGGTTCTGGCAGAAGTATCCCGGAAATAAATCTTTATGAATGCCTTTGTGCCTGTAGTGATCACTTAAAGGCCTTTGGCGGCCATCCTGCCGCCGCTGGTTTAAAGCTTTGTCCGGAAAAAATCAAAGATTTTGCAAGCGCTTTTGAAAAGGCAGTAGCAAAATGTTTAGACGGGAAAATCCCAAGGCCCAAAATCCAGATTGACGCCTGGGTGCGTTTAAAACATCTCCTTGACCCGGTATTTTTAGAACATTTCCTTCGGCTTGAGCCCTTTGGCCCGGGGTATCCTGAACCAGTATTTGCCCTGAGAAACTTTGAAGTAAGAAATGCCAGCCTTGTAAAAGATAAGCACCTTAAGCTTTTTCTTTGGCAAGAGGGCTTAAGTCTTCCCGCCATTGCCTTTAGGTTTGGAAACGAAGTTCCTCAGAGGATACGAGCGCTTGCGGCTTCCCTTGACTTAAGTCCCTATCAAGGCAGAACCTATCTTCAATTGCGCATAAAAGATCTAAAAATTTAATTTGCGCGTTAAGGTAGCAGAAGGGGTAAAAACTATTCGTTTTTTGGGTCTGCTTTTTTTGAGCTCTCCCTTTGCAAAATCCCGCACTATGCGCGGTTTGCTAACTTTGACTTCGAATTTACCAAAGCCCGCAATGCTTATCGTGTCTTCGCATAAGAGTGCTTTTTCGATAAGGTCAAGGATGGTTTCAAGGGCAAGCCTTGTTTCAAAACGAGAGGGTCGGCCTCTGGCATAATTTTGGCCAACCCTCTGATAAAAGGCTTCAAAGAATTCTTTGCGCCCTTGGGTCATGAACGAAAGGCATCTTTACCGGCAAAAATTGCCGCCGCCCCAAGGTCGTCTTCAATACGAAGAAGCTGGTTATATTTGGCCACCCTTTCGCTTCGGCAGGGAGCCCCTGTTTTAATTTGGCCGCTGTTTACCGCGACTGAAAGGTCAGCAATAAAGGTGTCTTCGGTTTCCCCTGAACGGTGAGATACCACCGTGCGCCAGCCAGAAGTCTGGGCCATACGGATGGCATCAAGGGTCTCAGAGACCGTGCCAATCTGATTAAGTTTAATCAAAATGGCGTTAGCTACGTTTTCTTCAATGCCACGGGAAAGGCGCTTAATGTTGGTGACAAAAATATCGTCTCCTACTAGCTGAATGCGGCCGCCAAGACGCTCGTTGAGAAGCTTCCAGCCTTCCCAATCGTCCTCAGCACAGCCATCTTCAATGGAAATGATAGGGAATTTAGTGATAAGCTTTTCATAAAAAGAAACCAATTCTTTAGCACTCAGGCTTTTACCTTCGATTTCATACTTGCCATCTTTGAAAAATTCGCTTGCCGCGGCATCAAGGGCAAGGGCAATATCTTCTCCAGGGCGGTAACCCGCCTTTTCAATAGCACTGACAAGTATCTCAAGGGCCTCTTCAGTGCTTTGAACTTCAGGGGCAAAACCACCTTCATCACCCACAGAAGTACGATAACCTTTTTCTTTTAGAATCTTTTTAAGCGTATGATAAGTTTCTGCGCCAAATCGCAGTGCCTCAGAAAAGCTTGGGGCCCCAAGTGGAACAATCATAAACTCCTGAATATCAAGGGCATTGTCAGCATGGACTCCGCCGTTTATCACGTTCATAAGGGGAACAGGCAAGACCTTGGCCCCTACCCCACCAAGATAGGCGTAAAGGGGAAGCCCTAGCTCCTGGGCAGAGGCTTGAGCTATCGCCATGGAAACTCCCAAAATTGCATTAGCACCCAAGCGCCTTTTGTTTTCCGTACCGTCTAGCTCAAGAAGGGTTAGGTCTATTTCAGCCTGCGCGGTTGATTCCATCCCGACAAGCTCAGGGGCGATGACGTTGTTTACGTTTTCAACAGCACGCAGAACACCTTTGCCATGGTAACGGGTGTCGTCTTTATCTCTTAATTCAAGGGCTTCATAGGAGCCGGTGGATGCGCCAGATGGGACTGCAGCGCGCCCGTAAGCCCCTCCTTCAAGCCATACCTCCACTTCAACAGTGGGGTTTCCCCTTGAGTCTAAAATTTCCCGCGCAGATATCTGTAAAATTTCTCCCATAAAGGACCTCCTCCAAATGCTTTTGTTTTTTAAGACCTTCGCAAAATTGCCGAGATCAGTTTTTTAAGCTTAGGGATCCGTTCCTATTTTTCGTTCCAAAAAAAGAAGGATCCTAGTCCAAGGTTTCCTTTTAATAATGACAAGAAAATGAAACAGATAGCAAGCTAAATTTTCGTCTGGGAAGAGATTTCATTTCTTGTAATCGTCAACTTCAACTTTACTAGTTATATTAAAAAGACCTTTGCAAAATTGCCGATCATCAGGGTTTCAAGCCCTGGGATCCGTTCCCGTTTTTCGTTTCGAAAAATAGGAACGGATCCTTATGATGACCGGGTGATAGGAGGGCAGGCTATGGCACTTATGGACATAAGCATTATTCCTCTGGGCACTGGTTCAACAAGCCTTAGCAAATACATCGCAGACATTGAAAAATACCTCATAGAGAAAAACATCCCCCATGCCCTTACAGACATGGGAACTATTATCGAAGGTGATGTTGATACTTTGTTAAAAATTGCCCGCGAACTCCATGAAATCCCTTTTAAAGCTGGAGCTAAGAGAGTGTATATGGCCATTAAAATAGACGACCGTAGAGACAAGGAAACACACCTAGGGGAAAAGGTAAAAAGGGTCAAGAGCAAGCTTTAAAGAAAAATGAGGCACTTTCCTAAAGTAATTTTATTGGCAGGAGCAGGGCTTTTGCTTTACGGCTTTGCCCACGATGGGTTTCGCTTTGTGTGGTCACGCGCAGTATCCCTTTGCCTTTCCTGCATGGGGCTTGAATGAAGTTTAAAAAGCGCACCCTTTCGCAACTCATCTTCACCCTCCTTGCCAATGCCAATATTGCCTTTTTGTGGCAAAAGGCCCTTTACCGCGGCCCTTTGAAAGGACTTTGCTTCCCGGGGCTTAATTGTTATTCCTGTCCTGCAGCACTTTTTGCCTGCCCTCTTGGAGCCCTTCAGCAAAGTCTTCTTAGTTTGCGGCTCTTAAAGGCCCAGGCCCTGGCTTCTCTTTCTTATGTGCTTGGGTTTCTTTTTCTTTACGGAATTTTTTTGGGAAGGGTTGTCTGCGGGTGGATCTGTCCTTTTGGTTTTTTGCAGGAGCTAATCTTTCGCATAAAGACCAGCAAGCTTGAAATTCCACGTAAACTTTACCTTGTAAAGTATGTTTTGCTCGCAATTTTTGTTATCTTGCTTCCTGCTATTATGGTCACCCAGACTGGTTATGGGAAACCCTGGTTTTGTAACCTCATTTGCCCGGCAGGAACCCTTGAAGCAGGGCTCATAAATCTTTCTTTGCGCGATTCTTTGCGAGCCCTTGTTGGTTTCCTTTTTTACTGGAAAGTTATGTTACTTCTGGCCATCATGGTTCTTTGTGTTTTTTATTTCCGCTTTTTTTGTGCGGTACTCTGCCCCCTTGGCGCGCTTTACGGGCTTTTCAACAGGTTAAGCCTTATTAAACTCACCTGGCGCAAGGAAGACTGCCTTGATTGCCATCTGTGCGAAAAAATATGTCCCCTTAACCTCAAAGTCCCTGAGGAGTTAAACGGCCCAGAGTGTATTCGTTGCCTAAATTGTTTAAATATTTGCCCTACCAGGGTTATCCAGCTGGAATTATCATTAGAAATGGCTGAAAAATTTGACGAAAAAAACTTAGCTGTTAAAAAAGAAACATGCGCCCAGATGGAAGAAAACCAGACGAATTAAGACCAGTAAAGATAATCCCTCATTACCTTAAGTATGCTGAGGGCTCAGCCTTAATTGAGCTTGGAGAAACCAAAGTTATTTGCAGCGTTTCTGTGGAAGAAAAAGTCCCCGCCTTTTTGAAAGACACAGGCATGGGCTGGATTACCGCAGAATACGCCATGCTTCCCCGCTCAACCCATACACGCACGCCGCGTGAAACCTCTGGCAAAAAGGGGCGCTCTTATGAAATCCAGCGCCTTATTGGAAGAAGCCTGCGAGCGGTGGTTGATTTAAGCCTTCTTGGCGAGCGCACTTTTTGGGTTGATTGCGACGTTGTCCAGGCTGATGGTGGCACGCGTACTGCCTCAATAACAGGGGCATGGGTAGCCCTGGCTCTTGCCTTTCGTAAGCTTATGAGAGAAGGCCTTCTTGCTCATGATCCTATAAAACACCATCTTGCAGCCATAAGTTGTGGCATGGTGGCAGGCGAAGTGCTTCTTGATCTTTCCTACGAAGAAGACTCTGTCGCAGAGGTTGATGCCAATTTTGTTATGACTAACGATGAAAAAATCGTTGAAATTCAGACCACCGCAGAAAAAGAACCCTTTGATTGGGAAGTATTTGAAAAAATGAAGACTTTGGCCTTAAAAGGCATAAAAGAGCTTTGTGCCGTGCAACAAGAGGTGCTTAAAAATGCCTAAAGAAAAAATCACCTTGGTGCTTGCCACGCGAAATTCGGGAAAAATAAAAGAAATAAAGGCCCTTTTAGCTGATCTTCCCGTTGAAGTAAAAAGTGTAGGGGATTTTCCTCAGGCTCCAGAGGTAGAAGAAACTGGCAAGACTTTTTTTGAAAACGCCTTTAAAAAGGCCAAAGAAGTTGCTGAGGCCACTGGGGAGCTTTGTCTTGCTGATGACTCAGGGATTGAGGTAGATGCCTTAGGCGGAGCCCCTGGGGTTTATTCCGCGCGTTTTGCCGGAGAAGATGCCACTGATGAGGCCAATATTGCCAAGCTCCTTAAAGAATTAGAAGGAATCCCTCCTGAAAAACGAAGCGCACGTTTTAAGTGTGTAATGGTGGTTTATCATCCCTCTGGCAAATGGTTTAAGGCTGAGGGAGTCTGGGAAGGGCAAATTACCGAAGAACCCAAAGGAAACCTTGGTTTTGGCTACGATCCCGTTTTTTTGGTGCCAGAGCTTGGAAAAACCGCCGCTGAACTTACCTTGGAAGAAAAAAATAAGCTAAGCCACCGAGGAAAGGCCTTAGCTGAGTTGAAAGAAAAATTAAAAACGTTTCTTTGCGAGCTTTCATGAAAAGAGAATGTACTTTGCCTAATTACACCGATATTTCCGCCTTAGCTAAAGAAATAGTCTCTCAAAGCAAAAACATAGCCATTGTTGGGGCAAGCGCTAAAGAAGAACGCCCAAGCTTTCAGGTAATGAAATATTTGCTTGAGCACGGATTCAAAGTAGTCCCGGTTAATCCCGGACAAAAAGAAATCCTTGGCCAAAAATGCTATCGGCGACTCTCTGAGATTCCTGCGGAAGAAAAAATAGACACTGTTATTATTTTTAGGCGTGCCGACCAGGTCCCACCTATTGTACGTGAGGCCTTATCCTGTGGCATAAAAAACATCTGGTTGCAAGAAGGCATTGTAAGCGAGGAGGCACAAGATCTTGCTAAAAAAGCTGGCGGGCGTTTGGTCATGAATCTTTGCTTCAAAAAGGTCCACCAACTAATCTCTCAGAAATAAAACGTCATTGCGAATATCTTACCCTCACCAGTCATCATTAGGCGACGTGCTCGTCAAAATGCTCTTACAGGGTTAAAAATATCTTGTTACTTACCGAAAAAGATGACTTTTTTAGTAAGCCAGGTATTCTACTAACAAAAATGAGACCTTTGCAAAACATCTTTTCTTAAGGCCCTTGTGGTTGTGCTTGCAATACTGATCTCGACAATTTTGCAAAGGTCTCAAAAATGTCATTTGTAAGCATAAAACAGGTGATATTTTACAACACAGTGAGCAATCTAGATCCCTCACTATGTTCGGGAAAGCGATCGCTTTGTCGGCCCTAACGGGCCTCCTCGCGATGACGCCTTGGTGGTCATTGCGAGCGAAGCGAAGCAATCTCGGAAAGCGAAGGGATGGGATCTCGCGGGCGTACAAGTCGCTTCGTGATGACACTTTGTCGGATAAAAGATGCCATCATTATTAACCAGTGAAAAAGGCGTATTCAAAAAGCGCTGGCGTGGAAGAGTTCCCGTAGCCCTTGTCTTTCCCAACACCTACCACGTGGGCATGTCAAATCTTGGTTTTCGCCTGGTTTATGAAACATTAAACGCATACGACGAAATAGTTTGCGAAAGATTTTTTCTCCCAGAAGACGGAAAACCCCTGCGTTCGGTGGAATCAAACAGACCTCTTACTGATTTTTCCCTTGTCCTTTTTTCAGTTTCTTTTGAAGCTGACCTTGTTAACCTGGTAAAAATCTTAGAACAAGCAGGCATACCACCCCTGAGGACTGAGAGAAAAAAAGATAGTCCTATCCTGGCAGGGGGCATTGCTACCTGGCTTAACCCTGATCCTTTCACCCCTTTTGTGGATGGCTTTTTGATTGGCGAAATAGAAGCTTTTTCTGCAGACTTGGTTTCTGCCCTTTTGGGTGAAAAAGCTATCGAAGAGATCCCCTGTTATCTTGATGCCAAATACGAAGTCTCTTTTGATGCAGACGGCTTTTTAAAAGAGATAAAGACTGCTCCTATAAAAAGAGTCTTTACCCAAGAGATAAGCCGTCCTCCCTTTTCGGGTCTTATCACCAAAGAAACTGAATTTGCAGATACTTACCTTTTGGAAGTGGGAAGAGGCTGCGGGCGTGGGTGTCGTTTTTGTGCGGCAGGCATCCTTTATCGCCCGCCAAGGCCCTGGCCCAAAGAGATTCTTCATAAAGCCGTATCTTTTATCCCTGATAAGGCTAAGGTAGGGCTTGTGGGGCTTGAGTTTGCAAACCAAGAAACCATCATTGAACTTGCCAGGAGGCTTCTTGCCAAAGACTGCACGATCACTTTTTCGTCCCTTAGGGCTGACGCCCTTACAGAAGACTTTGCAAGGCTTTTGGTTAGGCAAAAAACTGCTACTATTGCCCCTGAGGCTGGCACCGAAAGGCTAAGACGCATCATAAACAAGGGATTAGACGAAGAAGCAATTCTTTCTGCCACAGAACTCCTTGCTAAAGAAGGTATAAAAGCCCTTAAACTTTATTTTATGATAGGCCTTCCCTTTGAAACTGATGAAGACTTAAGGGGAATTGTAAACTTAGCAAAAAAAATAAGACACACCCTTGATAAGGTAACACGCCCTAAAGGATACGTGGTTGAAATAAGACTTAGCGTGGCTTCTTTTGTCCCAAAGCCGCACACGCCTTTTCAGTGGGTACCCTTTGAAAACAAAGGCTCCCTTAAAAAGAAAATTACCTGGTTAAAAAAGGAATCACGCAAAATAGCAAGTACCAGGTTTACCGCAGATCTTCCCAAATGGGCTGCCATGCAGGCCCTTATCGCAAGAGGAGATAGACGCCTTAAAAACTTTATCCTGGCTTTAGCCAGGGGGAAAAATCTATCTCAGGCCTTTGCAAGCCTGCCCCTAAATCCGCTTTTTATTCTTGCCAGAGAGCGCCAAAAAGAAGAGCTGTTCCCCTGGGAGGTAATAGACTTAGGGGTTAAAAAAGAATTTTTGTATGAAGAATGGGTACGGGCTCGCCAGGGGAAAACAAGCCCGCCCTGCCATCTTGGGAAATGTAAGCGCTGTGGTGCTTGCCTCTAAGATTTTTGTACCCTTTTGGTGGCTTTTAGTTGAAGGACCTGCTGTCTAAAAATGTGTTGCACCAGCTTGTCTTGATCAGCTTCGGTTATCCAGATGAACTTAAAAGCAACTTCGTAACCGTTTTCTTCACTTTTTTCCACGCGGATAACTTCTCCAAAGGTTTTAATAAAAATCCAGTCCGGCAAAAGCCCAAGGTCTATTTCAAAGATAGCCCCAACCTCTAGCTTTTTGGGGAAACGAATCCTTAACCCACCAGCACTAAGATTGGCCTCTGTTTCCTGAAAACCTTCTAAAAATTCCTCCCCAAGGAGTTTTATCAAAATACGATCAAGCTTGTGGTTCAGTATCTGGAGAACTCCTGCAAGGTCCCTGTCTTTGTCCCTAAGACGTTTAAGGTAAGTTTCAAGTTTGAGTACTTCTCCTGGCGGACGAATGGGGTCAATCCAGGGGCTTTCCTTGCCCTCACGGTAATTTTCAAGCTTGCGTTCGAATTCTTCACGGCTGAGGGGTTTTAAACGTAAAAGAACGTGGTCATATATGCGGATATAGTTTCTTTTTTCCTCGCTCATTTGGCCTCCTCAGGCAAAGGTTCCTGTTCTTTAGCACCAGAGAACGCTTCCTGGTACTTAAGAAGCGGATTTTTTTGTTGAAGCAAAATTATTTCAACCCGTCGGTTAGCTGCCCGGTGCTTTTCAGTATCATTGGGGTAAAGGGGCCTGCTTGGGCCGTAACCTACGGCAGCCACCTGCCGCGGGAGTACAAATTTGTGTTTAAGCAAAAACTCTACCACAGAAACCGCCCTTGCCGCAGAAAGCTCCCAGTTGGAACGATATTTTCCCCTCACAATGGGCGTATCATCGGTATGGCCTGCGACTATGATTTCTCCGTCAAAAAGTTCCAGAATTTCTCCTACTTTTAAGAGGATTTGCTTGGCCCGGGGAGTAAGCTCAGCGCTACCTTTAGGAAACATAACTTCGTCCTTGAAACGCAAGACAACGCGGTCTTTTAAGCTTTCTATCTGGATCTCCCCTTTTATCATTTCAAGTTTTACCGTAGCGCGGATTCGCTCAAGCAAGTCATCTACGGTAAATTTAGGTGGAAACTCAGTGGTTACTACGCTAATCCCTTTGGGTAACTGAAAGACAATTTCTTCGCGCTGCACGCCAAAGGCATCGCGCAATGATCCTGCTACTTCTTTAAATTTTGCGGGATCCATCTCTGAGAAGGAAAGAAGCAAAACGAAAAAGCACATGAGCAGAGACATAAGGTCGGCAAAGGTGGTCATCCATTTTGGTGCTCCGCCTCCCTCGTTTTTTTTGCGCTGGGGTTCAGTTTTGGCCATTACT from Thermodesulfatator atlanticus DSM 21156 harbors:
- a CDS encoding TlpA disulfide reductase family protein; the encoded protein is MRFFLLKIVFILVFILSLENTTSAAFPFRNIKEGDTLPDFCVTSYGDSAQFCSKTIDKITIMIFWGADIPLKEKRSIKTFKAFEKIKNELQKRNIKIIAINVQNDPKEKVKDIIQKNKISFPMFWDKEREAYKTLGIYVIPSVLIIDKNKKVITGIGYTRKIAQITLGEIKVYLKEQTKEELERELHPEIKKKRASLIKAKRHLAMGKVLLKRNLPQRAIAEFKKALEIDKNLPEAHIYLGCSYIQLGKVDEGIKELELGLKSKETIEGLICLAKAKATIGQTEEAIADLESLILRNQRNPELFFTLGELYEKKQNFKKAAEAYKKAYLILHKRETK
- a CDS encoding cytochrome c3 family protein, yielding MIFLRILIVILAILMIAYTCIAKEIRILSPKPGSTILNRTAQVHLILAIKGNGQNQIKVKKENEIIEPFGIWKKNNTYYSHFVLKLNRGKNIYRIEPTEEEFYLNYKPLRSLLMVKTDDPSVFFFHREGLSPQECNLCHTDKIPEDVEITPVPYGPFDPKCVSCHKSLIPENFRKHSPAANWLCKFCHEEKGMIRIYSGNPRDLCIRCHVNAKEFYKKIYVHGPVGTGDCTSCHNPHASPYQFQLLADKKGDVCIICHKDKDKFVHQKPNIIVHKVLTQSGCIVCHSPHATDYQYQLYTGPINQLCTSCHINYRGLKRGHPIRSHPVVGPKDPLRKGKRFGCSSCHNPHGSQYHFLLIGEIKGGRVCQKCHPY
- a CDS encoding DUF4911 domain-containing protein, with product MQPKTNEKTQEVSREETTIAIKVPKDKVYFVKFVIEAAGHLAAITVKPGGKIILKCDQAESKKLRTLLKNLPFEVKFL
- the recJ gene encoding single-stranded-DNA-specific exonuclease RecJ — encoded protein: MKNDPSWVAAPLNKNLVLKLASELEIPPLLVHLLINRGISSPQEIYHHLNPRLSDFPNPFLLKDMDKAVASLVKAIKKQEKIAIYGDYDVDGTTGAAILYLFLKELGLKPEVIFPHREKDGYGFHAKFIPLLKEKGIKLVLTVDCGITSHEAVSFAAKSGIDVIITDHHECPKELPPALAVINPKRPENHYPFRELAGVGVAFALLRALRQRLFEEGFFGSSPPKLKSYLDLVALGTIADIVPLIGENRLIACFGLKELSQSKRPGLVALKRVSGYENGQVDTNGIMFRLAPRINAAGRLKHAELAFKLLTTPSEEEAESLAKELHLLNAQRQQLEERILKEALAEIENKIGFEKSAYVLAGNWPLGVIGIVASRLQESFYRPVILLSLQEDLARGSGRSIPEINLYECLCACSDHLKAFGGHPAAAGLKLCPEKIKDFASAFEKAVAKCLDGKIPRPKIQIDAWVRLKHLLDPVFLEHFLRLEPFGPGYPEPVFALRNFEVRNASLVKDKHLKLFLWQEGLSLPAIAFRFGNEVPQRIRALAASLDLSPYQGRTYLQLRIKDLKI
- a CDS encoding HU family DNA-binding protein, whose translation is MTQGRKEFFEAFYQRVGQNYARGRPSRFETRLALETILDLIEKALLCEDTISIAGFGKFEVKVSKPRIVRDFAKGELKKSRPKKRIVFTPSATLTRKLNF
- the eno gene encoding phosphopyruvate hydratase; the protein is MGEILQISAREILDSRGNPTVEVEVWLEGGAYGRAAVPSGASTGSYEALELRDKDDTRYHGKGVLRAVENVNNVIAPELVGMESTAQAEIDLTLLELDGTENKRRLGANAILGVSMAIAQASAQELGLPLYAYLGGVGAKVLPVPLMNVINGGVHADNALDIQEFMIVPLGAPSFSEALRFGAETYHTLKKILKEKGYRTSVGDEGGFAPEVQSTEEALEILVSAIEKAGYRPGEDIALALDAAASEFFKDGKYEIEGKSLSAKELVSFYEKLITKFPIISIEDGCAEDDWEGWKLLNERLGGRIQLVGDDIFVTNIKRLSRGIEENVANAILIKLNQIGTVSETLDAIRMAQTSGWRTVVSHRSGETEDTFIADLSVAVNSGQIKTGAPCRSERVAKYNQLLRIEDDLGAAAIFAGKDAFRS
- a CDS encoding MTH1187 family thiamine-binding protein, encoding MALMDISIIPLGTGSTSLSKYIADIEKYLIEKNIPHALTDMGTIIEGDVDTLLKIARELHEIPFKAGAKRVYMAIKIDDRRDKETHLGEKVKRVKSKL
- a CDS encoding 4Fe-4S binding protein, which encodes MKFKKRTLSQLIFTLLANANIAFLWQKALYRGPLKGLCFPGLNCYSCPAALFACPLGALQQSLLSLRLLKAQALASLSYVLGFLFLYGIFLGRVVCGWICPFGFLQELIFRIKTSKLEIPRKLYLVKYVLLAIFVILLPAIMVTQTGYGKPWFCNLICPAGTLEAGLINLSLRDSLRALVGFLFYWKVMLLLAIMVLCVFYFRFFCAVLCPLGALYGLFNRLSLIKLTWRKEDCLDCHLCEKICPLNLKVPEELNGPECIRCLNCLNICPTRVIQLELSLEMAEKFDEKNLAVKKETCAQMEENQTN
- the rph gene encoding ribonuclease PH, with the protein product MRPDGRKPDELRPVKIIPHYLKYAEGSALIELGETKVICSVSVEEKVPAFLKDTGMGWITAEYAMLPRSTHTRTPRETSGKKGRSYEIQRLIGRSLRAVVDLSLLGERTFWVDCDVVQADGGTRTASITGAWVALALAFRKLMREGLLAHDPIKHHLAAISCGMVAGEVLLDLSYEEDSVAEVDANFVMTNDEKIVEIQTTAEKEPFDWEVFEKMKTLALKGIKELCAVQQEVLKNA
- a CDS encoding XTP/dITP diphosphatase encodes the protein MPKEKITLVLATRNSGKIKEIKALLADLPVEVKSVGDFPQAPEVEETGKTFFENAFKKAKEVAEATGELCLADDSGIEVDALGGAPGVYSARFAGEDATDEANIAKLLKELEGIPPEKRSARFKCVMVVYHPSGKWFKAEGVWEGQITEEPKGNLGFGYDPVFLVPELGKTAAELTLEEKNKLSHRGKALAELKEKLKTFLCELS
- a CDS encoding CoA-binding protein, with amino-acid sequence MKRECTLPNYTDISALAKEIVSQSKNIAIVGASAKEERPSFQVMKYLLEHGFKVVPVNPGQKEILGQKCYRRLSEIPAEEKIDTVIIFRRADQVPPIVREALSCGIKNIWLQEGIVSEEAQDLAKKAGGRLVMNLCFKKVHQLISQK